In Drosophila subpulchrella strain 33 F10 #4 breed RU33 chromosome 3R, RU_Dsub_v1.1 Primary Assembly, whole genome shotgun sequence, the following are encoded in one genomic region:
- the LOC119552783 gene encoding zinc finger protein DZIP1L: MGFKGKFPQMVRETGFKLRQYRDGPLDWRLMGSYETERILREQNFELVDKALAHLSEAPLGTVLETHILDSGIAKYFVMSQYAIQYLICCRTYLDECVTDLKEAHSTAQEEIATLRKSLSESNNEVIQLHKKITQIEAIREVVYPCHLCPKNFISNEALNVHIGRKHRVATPPSLASGTGKDKDRDKDTDVHLINTIKMELEIKQLKERLNAAEKNIKDRSTGSKRVSPRQEQRTVGIQSNLAEPKDKDEDSGQARRSEDSERKEQLTGLAERLSNFEEWQMQLKQSNEQFIQDINKRLEGLSRALEQSKQASATTPPLEDRVATPCLEDLERILTEKVAEIGKMSAHKLEEVVYHLEMGYNEKLEALERELKVLSSQKNQPDPVQLSLPAASKIPKPVVPRKEETNIDRIRKQVESEFLKKKRDDDTYSIEEAPRKSPEKPITQQVTQVQVHVVEKEQPSAGSSGSNPTYTKSPREALVSSKPETRETTDISESLSQEEVENAEEQSLTEEEGTEVSTSESEAPRNDRKPKGIKPPARIIKSPQKPFTRKDARKMVNRKLLPHGFDMKSKGISHTSLKRVNSELAEHRNKLKLLYPHFYVTRNRIRKFVEKLCSTKFSERAEGLLKHRSPLKPMEIPKKGMQRSVSSAKSEEDIASSQNEEQDEEQSESSDQQSRSPSPPVRPLNKDFRARLEEILVKPAATVRGASKSALITRPVPLPRKRVMFNTMDSGKSFNDSDDNFK, from the exons ATGGGCTTCAAGGGCAAATTTCCGCAGATGGTCCGAGAAACGGGCTTCAAATTGAGGCAGTATCGCGATGGTCCACTGGACTGGAGGCTAATGG GATCTTATGAAACGGAGAGGATTCTCAGGGAGCAAAACTTCGAGCTGGTGGACAAGGCGTTGGCCCATCTTTCGGAGGCTCCACTGGGCACTGTTTTGGAAACTCACATTCTGGACAGTGGCATTGCCAAGTATTTCGTGATGTCCCAGTATGCCATTCAGTACCTGATTTGCTGTCGCACTTACCTGGACGAATGTGTCACGGATCTGAAAGAGGCTCATTCGACGGCGCAGGAGGAAATTGCCACTCTCCGGAAATCCCTGAGTGAATCCAACAACGAGGTGATCCAGCTGCATAAAAAGATCACCCAGATCGAGGCCATTCGCGAGGTGGTCTATCCGTGTCATCTGTGTCCCAAGAACTTTATCAGCAACGAGGCCTTGAATGTACACATTGGTCGAAAGCACCGCGTGGCCACGCCCCCCAGTCTGGCATCCGGCACGGGAAAGGATAAGGATAGGGATAAGGACACCGATGTCCACCTGATCAATACCATCAAAATGGAGCTGGAGATCAAGCAATTGAAGGAGCGACTGAATGCGGCGGAGAAGAATATCAAGGATCGGAGCACGGGATCCAAGAGGGTGAGTCCTCGCCAGGAGCAACGCACCGTGGGCATTCAGAGCAATCTGGCGGAGCCCAAGGACAAAGACGAGGATAGCGGGCAGGCGCGGCGGAGTGAGGACAGCGAACGAAAGGAGCAGCTCACAGGATTGGCCGAGCGACTCAGCAACTTTGAGGAGTGGCAAATGCAGCTCAAGCAGAGTAACGAGCAGTTTATACAG GACATCAATAAGAGGTTGGAGGGCTTGAGCCGCGCCCTGGAACAGAGCAAACAAGCCTCGGCAACCACGCCCCCGCTGGAAGATCGTGTTGCCACGCCCTGTCTGGAGGACCTGGAACGAATACTCACCGAAAAAGTAGCAGAGATTGGAAAGATGAGTGCCCACAAGCTGGAAGAGGTGGTGTACCACCTTGAAATGGGCTACAATGAGAAACTAGAGGCCCTCGAGCGGGAACTCAAGGTGTTAAGTTCACAGAAGAATCAGCCTGATCCCGTCCAGCTGTCCTTGCCAGCTGCGTCAAAAATACCCAAGCCAGTAGTACCCCGCAAAGAGGAAACCAACATAGATCGCATTCGAAAGCAAGTGGAGAGCGAGTTCCTGAAAAAGAAACGGGACGATGACACCTATTCCATTGAGGAGGCTCCGCGGAAAAGCCCAGAAAAGCCTATTACCCAGCAGGTGACCCAAGTGCAAGTTCACGTCGTGGAGAAGGAACAGCCAAGTGCCGGAAGCTCTGGCAGTAATCCAACCTATACGAAGTCCCCTAGGGAAGCCCTGGTATCTAGCAAACCGGAAACTAGGGAAACCACAGACATTAGCGAGAGTCTCAGCCAGGAGGAGGTGGAGAATGCCGAGGAGCAGAGCCTGACAGAGGAGGAGGGCACTGAGGTCTCCACCTCCGAGTCGGAGGCACCCAGGAACGATCGAAAGCCAAAAGGGATCAAGCCTCCTGCAAGGATCATCAA AAGCCCTCAAAAACCATTTACCCGCAAAGATGCCCGTAAGATGGTCAACCGGAAGTTGTTGCCCCACGGTTTCGATATGAAGTCCAAGGGTATTTCCCACACCTCTTTAAAAAGAGTTAACTCAGAGCTCGCCGAACACCGCAACAAACTGAAATTG CTATATCCCCACTTCTACGTCACTCGAAATCGCATCCGCAAATTCGTGGAGAAGCTGTGCTCCACCAAGTTCTCAGAACGTGCTGAGGGGCTCCTCAAGCACAGGAGTCCTTTGAAGCCCATGGAGATCCCTAAGAAAGGGATGCAAAGGTCAGTCAGCTCTGCAAAGTCGGAGGAGGATATAGCTAGTTCGCAAAACGAGGAACAGGATGAAGAACAATCGGAGAGCAGCGATCAACAGTCTCGAAGCCCGAGTCCTCCAGTGCGACCACTTAATAAGGATTTCAGAGCCCGGCTGGAGGAGATTCTGGTCAAGCCAGCGGCCACTGTCCGAGGAGCTTCCAAGTCGGCCCTGATCACTCGGCCCGTTCCGCTGCCCAGAAAGCGGGTTATGTTCAACACAATGGACAGCGGAAAGAGTTTCAACGACAGCGATGATAACTTTAAATGA